GGCTTGATGTCGGCGTTCGGCCCCTGCTCGATCACGTCGCCCTGCTTCAGGCCCTGGGGCGCGATGATGTAGCGCTTCTCGCCGTCCAGGTAGTGCAGCAGCGCGATGTTCGCGGTGCGGTTGGGGTCGTACTCGATGTGAGCGACCTTGGCGTTGACGCCGTCCTTGTCGTGGCGACGGAAGTCGATCACGCGGTAGGCGCGCTTGTGGCCACCACCCTTGTGGCGAGTGGTGATGCGGCCGTGGGCGTTACGTCCACCCTTGCCGTGCAGCGGGCGAACCAGCGACTTCTCCGGATGGTCGCGAGTGATCTCGGCGAAATCGGAGACGCTGGCACCGCGGCGACCGGGGGTCGTCGGCTTGTACTTGCGAATTCCCATGTCAGTTAATCCCTTACCCGGCGGTTACGCCGGCGCTCCGAAGAGGTCGATCGGCTTGCTGCCCTCGGCCAGCTTGACGATGGCACGCTTGGTGGCCTTGCGCTGTCCGTACCCGGTGCGGGTGCGCTTGCGCTTGCCCTGGCGATTGGCGGTGTTCACGGAGTCGACCTTGACGCTGAAGATCTTCTCGATGGCGATCTTGATCTGCGTCTTGTTCGAATCCGGGTGCACCACAAACGTGTACACGTTGTTCTCGATCAATCCATAGGACTTCTCGGAGATGACCGGAGCCAGGATGATGTCGCGGGGGTCAGTCACGGTTGCCATCAGGCCGAAACCTCCTCGGTGGCAGTGTTGGCGGTGTTGGCCTCGATGTAGGCCGTCAGCGCCTCCACCGAGAACACCACGTCGTCGGCGTTGAGCACGTCGTAGGTGTTCAGCTGGTCGGGCGCGATCACGTGAACGCCCGGCAGGTTGTTCACGCTCTTGGCGCTGACCACATCGGAACGGCCGATGACGACGAGCACCTTCTTGCGGTCGGTCAGCGACTCCAGGAACGTCCGTGCACCCTTGGTCGACGGGGTCTGGCCGCTGACCAGTTCCGTGACCGCGTGGATGCGCGCGTTGCGAGCCCGGTCCGAGAGCGCCCCGCGCAGGGCGGCGGCGATCATCTTCTTGGGGGTGCGCTGGCTGTAGTCGCGCGGCTTCGGGCCGTGCACCACGCCACCACCGGTGTACTGCGGTGCGCGGGTCGAACCCTGACGCGCGCGGCCGGTGCCCTTCTGGCGGTACGGCTTACGGCCGCCGCCGGAGACCTCACCGCGGGTCTTGGTCGAGTGCGTGCCCTGGCGGGCGGCTGCGAGCTGAGCGATGACCACCTGGTGCATCAGCGCGATGTTGGGCTCGACATCGAACAGGCTGGCGGGCAGCTCGACCGTGCCGTCCTTCTTGCCTGCCGGCGTCAAAACGTCAATTTTTGCCATGACTACTTCTCACCTCGTTTGATCGCGGTGCGAACCATGACGAGTCCGCCGTTGCGGCCCGGGATAGCGCCCTTGATCAACAGCACGCCGTTCTCTGCGTCGACCTTGTGCACCTTCAGGTTCTGCGTGGTGACCTTGTCGCTGCCCATGCGGCCCGACATGCGGGTGCCCTTGAAGACACGACCCGGGGTGGCGCAGCCACCGATCGAGCCGGGCCGACGGTGCACTGCCTGCGCGCCGTGGCTTGCGCCCTGGCCACGGAAGCCGTGGCGCTTCATGGTGCCTGCGAAGCCCTTGCCCTTGCTGGTGCCGGTCACGTCGACGTACGCGCCGTCGGCGAAGATCTCGGCGGTCAGCTCCTGGCCGACCTCGTACTCAGCGGCGGCGGCTTCGTCGTCAAGACGCAGCTCGGCGAGATGCCGGCGCGGGTTGACTCCTGCAGCGTTGAACTGACCGGTGACCGGCTTGTTCACCTTGCGCGGGCTGATCTCGCCGTAGGCGAGCTGCACTGCGCTGTATCCGTCGCGCTCCGTGGTGCGGATGCGCGTCACGACGTTGGGCCCGGCCTTGATGACCGTCACGGGAACGACCTTGTTGTTCTCATCGAACACCTGTGTCATGCCCAGCTTGGTGCCCAGAATGCCTTTACGTGCCATTTTCCTAGGACTCCTACTGGATGTTCACGTCGACGCTGGCCGGCAGATCG
The DNA window shown above is from Mycolicibacterium confluentis and carries:
- the rplC gene encoding 50S ribosomal protein L3; its protein translation is MARKGILGTKLGMTQVFDENNKVVPVTVIKAGPNVVTRIRTTERDGYSAVQLAYGEISPRKVNKPVTGQFNAAGVNPRRHLAELRLDDEAAAAEYEVGQELTAEIFADGAYVDVTGTSKGKGFAGTMKRHGFRGQGASHGAQAVHRRPGSIGGCATPGRVFKGTRMSGRMGSDKVTTQNLKVHKVDAENGVLLIKGAIPGRNGGLVMVRTAIKRGEK
- the rplW gene encoding 50S ribosomal protein L23 — encoded protein: MATVTDPRDIILAPVISEKSYGLIENNVYTFVVHPDSNKTQIKIAIEKIFSVKVDSVNTANRQGKRKRTRTGYGQRKATKRAIVKLAEGSKPIDLFGAPA
- the rplD gene encoding 50S ribosomal protein L4 gives rise to the protein MAKIDVLTPAGKKDGTVELPASLFDVEPNIALMHQVVIAQLAAARQGTHSTKTRGEVSGGGRKPYRQKGTGRARQGSTRAPQYTGGGVVHGPKPRDYSQRTPKKMIAAALRGALSDRARNARIHAVTELVSGQTPSTKGARTFLESLTDRKKVLVVIGRSDVVSAKSVNNLPGVHVIAPDQLNTYDVLNADDVVFSVEALTAYIEANTANTATEEVSA